One window of Candidatus Curtissbacteria bacterium genomic DNA carries:
- a CDS encoding NAD(P)H-hydrate dehydratase — MDLSKIYPARPLEVHKGNYGSLMVVASSKLYSGSATLAAVSAVRAGVDLVTVCSPQRAADIAANTLPDLMTLPLRGDKLTGRHVSSILDTAHLRRINAVVMGCGLGRNASTISAIHKIIGKLSIPMVLDADALFAIAQRPDVVSGKHVVLTPHAGELAILLGQKEIMGGFESKLVAAKQAATKYHAVVLLKGNVDIVTDGQTTITNNSGTPFMTKGGFGDCLAGIVGALLCRGVGLIESAHVGAYICGRAGELAAREKGEGLVASDIFEKIPRVIHT; from the coding sequence ATGGATTTATCTAAAATTTATCCCGCGAGACCTCTTGAGGTGCACAAAGGCAACTATGGAAGCCTGATGGTCGTCGCGTCTTCGAAACTTTATTCCGGATCGGCGACGCTCGCCGCAGTTTCCGCGGTTCGCGCCGGTGTTGATCTTGTTACGGTTTGCTCCCCGCAGAGAGCTGCCGATATAGCCGCCAATACTCTTCCCGATTTGATGACGTTGCCTCTCCGTGGAGACAAATTAACCGGAAGACACGTCAGTTCCATTTTGGATACTGCGCACCTAAGACGGATAAATGCTGTGGTTATGGGGTGTGGATTGGGGAGGAATGCCTCCACAATTTCCGCGATTCATAAAATAATTGGCAAGCTCTCGATCCCCATGGTTTTGGACGCGGACGCGCTTTTCGCGATTGCCCAAAGACCGGATGTTGTTTCTGGTAAACATGTAGTTTTGACGCCGCATGCGGGAGAGCTCGCGATACTTTTGGGACAAAAAGAAATTATGGGCGGTTTTGAGTCTAAATTGGTTGCAGCAAAACAAGCCGCCACAAAATATCATGCTGTAGTTTTATTGAAGGGGAATGTTGATATTGTGACAGATGGACAAACGACAATTACGAATAATTCTGGTACACCATTTATGACGAAGGGTGGGTTTGGAGATTGTTTGGCGGGGATAGTTGGAGCACTCTTGTGCCGTGGAGTTGGGCTGATTGAGTCTGCTCACGTAGGCGCGTATATATGTGGAAGGGCAGGAGAGTTGGCAGCAAGAGAAAAGGGCGAAGGGTTAGTTGCTTCGGATATATTTGAAAAAATTCCCCGAGTAATTCACACATAA